The nucleotide window GGGTATCCCGTCGTCGTTCACAAAGAAAAGCGAATGAAAATAGTCTATTTCAGTACCAACCAATGGTATGCGAGCATTTGAAGTGATACGCGTTACCATATGCTTCAACGTCTTGCTGTTATAAGTGGTATCCGATAGTAGCTCCACTTCTACCCACCCTAATTTTAGAAACCCATACTTCACTTCATATTTGAAGGTCTCTTTAACGTCAAAGATTTGTTGAAGTGTAGGTGGCTTTAACTGCTCACTTGGATAGGGATGCTGAGCAAATGCGGAGGTGGCAAATAGAATGCTCATACAGAGCATTCCTAGCCATCTAAAAGTTTTATGTGGAAGAGTTTTATTCAATTACTCTTCTTCGTCGTTATTTGCTTTCACGAAGTTTTCAATCGCTTCTTCATCAAAGCCTACAAGAACGGCTTCGTCTTGAACAAGCACTGGACGTTTAATCATTGACTGATTCTCGAATAAAGTCTGAATCATTTCTTCATCAGTTAGTTCTTTATCCTTTAATCCCAAATTACGATAAGTGGTACCACGTGTATTAACTAACACATCTAAGCCTACTTTAAACTCCAGCTCTTTGATCTCATCAATAGTGAGTGGTTCTTTCTTTAAATCTACGAACTCATAATCAATTCCATTATCACTTAACCAAGCGCGTGTATCTCTGATTTTATTACAGTTTTTTATGCCAATTACGTGCAACATGTCTTTTCAATAATTATGTTTTGTATTTTGGGCGAAAGATAAGGTTTGAAACTGCAATAACGAACCCTATCTCCGTTTTTACACATACTTTATATGAGATTCATACATCTATTATTCTTACTAACTGCATTCCTTCTCATTTCTTGTTCTGGGGATGATGCACAACGCGAATTTGAAAGTCAGGCATACCAAGATCCTTCCGGAATAACCATGACCAATAACCAAGGTTCGGTGAGCAGTTTCGACCCCGATGACTGGCGCATATCTCCAATCTACCAAGGCACTTTCGAGGTAACTCCACCTTACCCAAATCCCGTGCAATTGGGAAACCTTATTGAGTTCGAATACAATGTATTGAGTGTGCAAGCCGTGCGAGGCTTAGATGTTCGCATTCAAACGAACAGTGGATGGAAGAATTTATATCGCAGTTTTGAAAACCCACTTCCACCGGGCCAAGAGATTTTTCGTATCAGCGCGAGCGAATTAAGTCCGGATAATTCTGACCAACTAGCACGTGGATTACATCGCATTTACTTTTTCGATTTCAATCAGCGTTTAATCAGCTACGGCGATGTTGAAGTAAGGTAGACTAAAGTTTGTTATAAAATCACTTCTACTCTATCTTCACGGTCTATGAAAAAACTCACCCCATCCGAGCGCTTAGTTATTGAACGTCTCATTTTTCCTGAATCATTTGAAGTGATTATGGAGGAAACACAAATGGACTATGGAGCGCTGCGTGATGACCTCATGAATTTAGTTAATTTCAAGTTCGTGGAAGTTTTTAACCCCGATGATATCGACACGGGTTTGGCTTTTTACGACAGTGATAACATCCGTGAGTTTACTTTCAGAGCAACCAAAACCGGACTTAAAAGCATTAGACGTACCGCATGAAATTTGAAGCTAGCATCAACGAAAAGGCCATTCAGGTAGACCTTCAGGAAAAAGAAAATACCTTTACAGTAGGTGATACTACCGAATCGTATGAGTTCATCGAGCAAAACGGCCGTTATTTACTCCGTTTCGGAACAAAACTCTACAAGATCGATAATGTAAGTTATGACGGTTCCGACATTGAGTTTTCTATTAATGGCGAATGGCACACAGTTTCTGTAAAAGATGAGCAAGAGTTGTTATTAGATAAACTCGGATTCAAAACAGGAAATGCGGCCGCTGAAGGTTCTTTAAAAGCTCCGATGCCAGGTAAAATTTTAGATATTTTAGTATCTGAAGGCGATGAAGTAACAAAAGGTCAGCCTATTGTTATACTCGAAGCCATGAAAATGGAAAATGAATTAAAAGCCGCAGTAGATGGCACCATTGCCTCTATTGAAGTTGAAGTTGGGCAGTCTTTAGAAAAAAACTCACCCATACTGGAGATCGAGACCCTTGGATAAATTTGTGATTAAAGGCGGTACCCCTTTAAAAGGTACCATTGCTATTAGTGGTTCAAAAAATGCGGCATTACCTATCATAGCTGCATCTCTATTAGGAAATTCCCCATCTACCATTCGAAACACACCTCGACTGCAAGATATTTACACCTTCAACAATGTACTGAGAGTTGTAGGTGCTAAGGTTGACTTTCAGGAAGAGCAAAACACCTTAGAAATTGACCCTACTGGGGTTTCACATCTGGAAGCACCTTACGACTTAGTTCGCAAGATGCGTGCTTCTTTCTATATGCTTGGTGCTTTAGTTGGCAAGCATGGCTATGCAAAAGTATCGCTTCCGGGTGGATGCGCATGGGGACCTCGTCCCGTTGACCTTCACCTTAAAGGCATGGAAGCCATGGGTATCGACATCTCTTTAGACAAAGGGTATGTAATAGCCAAGGCCGATAAAGAACTTGCTGAAAGCAGTTTCACTCTGAAACCAAGTAGTGTTGGAGCTACCGTAAATTTACTCTTAGCTGCTGTGCTTCGTACCAAGAAGTTTACGATTAACAATGCTGCAAAAGAACCCGATGTGGTTCAATTGTGCAATTTCTTAGTAAAAATGGGAGCCAACATTGAAGGCATTGGCACCGATACCCTTATCATATCTGGCGTAGATGAATTAAAAGGCATCGAAGTAGATAATGACCCAGATCGTATTGAAGTGGGTACCTTTATGATTGCCGGAGCTATGATTCCGGATTCAGATCTTACCTTAACAGGATGCAATCCCGACCACCTTGGCTCTTTCTTGCCTGTTTTCAAGAAAACTGGTGCTGATGTGAAGGTAGATGGAACTACCATTTCGGTTAAAGCCCCTAAGCAATTAAAAGCGGTGTCTATCAAAACAGAGATCTACCCTGGTTTCCCAACTGATATGCAGGCGCAATGGGCAACAATGATGACGCAAGCGGAAGGAGCATCGAAAGTGACCGATACGGTGTATTTCGATCGTTTTAGCTATGTACCTGAACTCACACGTTTAGGGGCCGACATGCACCTCGAAAAGAACACGGCACACATCCAAGGAAAAACGCCTTTAGAAGGTGCTTCGGTAATGAGTACCGATCTACGCGCAAGTGTAAGCCTTGTATTGGCTGCAATGGTTGCTGAAAATACAACGGAAGTATTGCGTGTATATCACCTCGATCGTGGCTATGAATCCCTAGAACACAAATTAAATGCTGTGGGTGCTGAAATCACCCGAGTGGATGAATAAATCCTTCATCTTCCAACACCATTTAATACTCTAAAATCAATCTTGAAAACTAATTGTCATTTTCAAGATTTAATGATTTTATTCTAGCACATTCAGCGTTATATTTGTATTTAATACAGTCGGTTAAATAAAAAAGACTTTTTAAGAAATTTATTTTTTGCTAGACGCAACTAATACATATCAAGAATACACGGTACAAGAAGAGAGCAATGACCTTCTTGGCTACCTTACTATCGATTTATTCTGTTTCTGTAGCTTAGTATTTACACTTATCAAACAGGAACTTTTTCATGGTTCAACTTCTGAGCCATCCCTAAACCAAACAAATTTTCAAGAAATAAAGGCCGATGTTACTGCTTTGCCTTCTCAGGTAACATCCTATCTACACACATTTAGAAGTCCAGATGTAGTCCTAAAGATCAGAGACTGGATAGCTTGTATTGCGAATACCGGCCCTTCAAATAAGAAATTCAATGAAGAATCAAATAATCATTCATTCCTCGGGCGACCAAGCCCGTATTGCGTTGCTCGAAGACCGAGAGCTCGCTCAATTATTCATTCAATCCGAAGAGAACCAGCGTACTGTTGGTAATATATATGTAGCGAAAGTCCATAAAGTGATGAGTGGTATTAGAGCCGCTTTCATCGATATGGGAACTCCTAAAGATGCTTTTCTTCACTTTTCGGATGCCGGAGATCACTTAGACGAATACGTTGCGATGTTAAATGGTCGCAATGCCATTCCTAATTACGCTAAGGATGATATCAAGAACAAAGAAAACCTCAGCAATGTTGAGAAACAGATGCTGGCTGGTAAAGTGCTTCGTAACGGTCAGAAGCTCCTAGTTCAGATTGTAAAGGAGCCTATTGGCTCGAAAGGCCCACGTGTTTCTACCGATATCACTATAGCTGGGCGTTTCTTAGTGTTAATTCCAATGGGCGATTATATTGCCGTATCTAAGAAAATCTCGAATTACAAAGAACGTCGCCGTTTAAAAAATGTACTCGGCGATATGGTTCCCGATGGATTTGGTGTAATCGTAAGAACGGTTGCTCAGGGACAAGACGATAAGGCTATTGAAGACGATTTAAGAGATGTGTTAAAGAAATGGGAACGTATTCTTGATAAACTAGAAACGGCTAAACCCCCTTCTCTTCTGCACCGCGATTTAGATATGACCGAGAGTTTGATTCGTGATCTATTCGCTAAAAATTACGATCGCGTACTGGTTGACGATCAAAAGCTATATAGAAACATCAAATCGTATGTTTCTCAGATAGCACCAAAGATGGTTCCTAATGTGCAGCTCTATAAAGGCAAGGAACACATTTTTGATCACACCAACATTTCTGAAGATGTGAACTCCATCTTCAATCCTAAAGTGAGAATGAGATCGGGTGGATACCTTATCTTCGAACAAACGGAAGCCATGTATGTGGTGGATGTGAACTCGGGTCCTTATGCCGCGAAAGCCAAGCAAGAGGATAATTCGCTTAAAACCAATTTAGATGCCGCTCGTGAGATCGCTAAGCAACTTCGCTTACGTGATATTGGGGGCATTATCGTGGTCGACTTTATTGATTTAAAAGACGACAAAAACAGAAAGAAAATTTATGATGAGCTAAAGAAGGAATTCCGTAAAGACCCAGCTAAGACCAATCTTATTGGCATGAGTGACTTCGGTTTAGTTCAGATTACGCGCCAGCGTATTCGCCCAAGTGTAATCAACTCTGTATCTAAAGTATGCCCAATGTGTGGCGGCTCTGGTAATGTTGTAAGCCAGGATACTATCCTCACTGATATCGAGAGTTGGTTAAGTCGCTTCAAACACAACTCAGCTTACAGAGCTGTTGATCTCTTTGTTAATCCGTACTTAAAAACGATGATCACCAAAGGCTTATTCAGTAAGCGCTGGAAGTGGATGACAAAGTATCATATTAAAGTAAATGTGATTGGTGAAGAGACTATTTCACTTAACGATTTTAGAGTAACCTTAGCCGGTTCAGATGTGGATATCACCGAGGTGATTATTCGCGGAGAATCGATTGATGATGCTTTAGCTGCTGTTGAAGAAGTGGAAGTGATTTCTACAAGTAAAGAAGATCTCGATATATCTAAAAAGGAACGAAAGCCGTCGAACCGTGGTGGTAATAACCACAGAACGTCAGGTCGTTCTGACAATTCGAATGGAAGATCCAACTCACGACGATAGAAAAGTCGGGGTACCTTCAATGGCTTGATTCTTGCCAATTAAGCTTTAATTACGAATT belongs to Balneola vulgaris DSM 17893 and includes:
- the murA gene encoding UDP-N-acetylglucosamine 1-carboxyvinyltransferase, which codes for MDKFVIKGGTPLKGTIAISGSKNAALPIIAASLLGNSPSTIRNTPRLQDIYTFNNVLRVVGAKVDFQEEQNTLEIDPTGVSHLEAPYDLVRKMRASFYMLGALVGKHGYAKVSLPGGCAWGPRPVDLHLKGMEAMGIDISLDKGYVIAKADKELAESSFTLKPSSVGATVNLLLAAVLRTKKFTINNAAKEPDVVQLCNFLVKMGANIEGIGTDTLIISGVDELKGIEVDNDPDRIEVGTFMIAGAMIPDSDLTLTGCNPDHLGSFLPVFKKTGADVKVDGTTISVKAPKQLKAVSIKTEIYPGFPTDMQAQWATMMTQAEGASKVTDTVYFDRFSYVPELTRLGADMHLEKNTAHIQGKTPLEGASVMSTDLRASVSLVLAAMVAENTTEVLRVYHLDRGYESLEHKLNAVGAEITRVDE
- a CDS encoding acetyl-CoA carboxylase biotin carboxyl carrier protein subunit, which encodes MKFEASINEKAIQVDLQEKENTFTVGDTTESYEFIEQNGRYLLRFGTKLYKIDNVSYDGSDIEFSINGEWHTVSVKDEQELLLDKLGFKTGNAAAEGSLKAPMPGKILDILVSEGDEVTKGQPIVILEAMKMENELKAAVDGTIASIEVEVGQSLEKNSPILEIETLG
- a CDS encoding Rne/Rng family ribonuclease, which gives rise to MKNQIIIHSSGDQARIALLEDRELAQLFIQSEENQRTVGNIYVAKVHKVMSGIRAAFIDMGTPKDAFLHFSDAGDHLDEYVAMLNGRNAIPNYAKDDIKNKENLSNVEKQMLAGKVLRNGQKLLVQIVKEPIGSKGPRVSTDITIAGRFLVLIPMGDYIAVSKKISNYKERRRLKNVLGDMVPDGFGVIVRTVAQGQDDKAIEDDLRDVLKKWERILDKLETAKPPSLLHRDLDMTESLIRDLFAKNYDRVLVDDQKLYRNIKSYVSQIAPKMVPNVQLYKGKEHIFDHTNISEDVNSIFNPKVRMRSGGYLIFEQTEAMYVVDVNSGPYAAKAKQEDNSLKTNLDAAREIAKQLRLRDIGGIIVVDFIDLKDDKNRKKIYDELKKEFRKDPAKTNLIGMSDFGLVQITRQRIRPSVINSVSKVCPMCGGSGNVVSQDTILTDIESWLSRFKHNSAYRAVDLFVNPYLKTMITKGLFSKRWKWMTKYHIKVNVIGEETISLNDFRVTLAGSDVDITEVIIRGESIDDALAAVEEVEVISTSKEDLDISKKERKPSNRGGNNHRTSGRSDNSNGRSNSRR
- a CDS encoding arsenate reductase family protein; translated protein: MLHVIGIKNCNKIRDTRAWLSDNGIDYEFVDLKKEPLTIDEIKELEFKVGLDVLVNTRGTTYRNLGLKDKELTDEEMIQTLFENQSMIKRPVLVQDEAVLVGFDEEAIENFVKANNDEEE